Proteins encoded within one genomic window of Triticum aestivum cultivar Chinese Spring chromosome 2D, IWGSC CS RefSeq v2.1, whole genome shotgun sequence:
- the LOC123054214 gene encoding cis-zeatin O-glucosyltransferase 2 — MAPAAMEVAPAPVAVVAVPFPAQGHLNQMLHLSLLLASRGLDVHYAAPAPHVRQARARVQGWDARAVRSLHFATLDIPPYATPPPDPDSPVAFPGHLQPLFDAFCDHAGAPLRRLLEELAASHHRVVVVHDNLVAFPASEASRLPNGDAYALQCVGQSFGAGFKNPSHRLVRALGLPVPSPESFLTEEFMELVARQGGLSVPGAGLLLNSCRALEGEFIDAQAETLSLDGKKLFSIGPLNPVLELDVTTPAPSVQPQPQPRHECMDWLDKQPTSSVLYLCFGTMTSLPGKQIEELAGALQSCEHRFIWVLRDADRADIFAEAGESRHAKLMSEFTRRTEGRGLVITGWAPQLEILAHGATAAFVSHCGWNSLLEGLSHGKPILAWPMHSDQPWNAGYVCGHLKAGIVMRPWEKSRETLPAKEIQEVIKRAIDSDEGIAAQSAAKALAEDVRAAVANGGSSWADMEEFVGRITK; from the coding sequence ATGGCTCCGGCGGCAATGGAGGTCGCGCCAGCGCCCGTGGCCGTCGTGGCCGTGCCGTTCCCCGCGCAGGGGCACCTCAACCAGATGCTGCACCTGTCGCTGCTGCTCGCGTCCCGGGGCCTGGACGTGCACTACGCGGCGCCCGCGCCGCACGTCCGCCAGGCGCGCGCGCGCGTGCAGGGCTGGGACGCGCGCGCCGTCCGCTCGCTCCACTTCGCCACCCTCGACATCCCGCCCTACGccacgccgccgcccgaccccgacAGCCCCGTCGCGTTCCCGGGCCACCTGCAGCCGCTCTTCGACGCGTTCTGCGACCACGCCGGGGCCCCGCTCCGGCGCCTCCTCGAGGAGCTCGCCGCCTCGCACCACCGCGTCGTCGTCGTGCACGACAACCTCGTGGCCTTCCCCGCGTCGGAGGCGTCGCGGCTGCCCAACGGCGATGCGTACGCGCTCCAGTGCGTGGGGCAGTCGTTCGGCGCCGGGTTCAAGAACCCCAGCCACCGCCTGGTGCGCGCGCTCGGTCTGCCCGTCCCGTCACCCGAGTCCTTCCTCACCGAGGAGTTCATGGAGCTCGTGGCGCGGCAGGGCGGGCTCAGCGTGCCCGGCGCCGGGCTGCTCCTCAACTCGTGCCGCGCGCTGGAGGGAGAGTTCATCGACGCGCAAGCCGAGACCCTGTCCCTCGACGGCAAGAAGCTATTCTCCATCGGCCCGTTAAACCCAGTGCTGGAGCTGGACGTGACCACGCCCGCGCCGTCGgtgcagccgcagccgcagccgcgccacgaGTGCATGGACTGGCTTGACAAGCAGCCGACGTCATCGGTACTTTACCTATGCTTTGGTACAATGACCTCGCTGCCTGGCAAGCAGATCGAGGAGCTGGCGGGCGCGCTGCAGAGCTGCGAGCATCGGTTCATCTGGGTGCTGCGCGACGCCGACCGCGCCGACATCTTCGCGGAGGCCGGCGAGAGCCGGCACGCCAAGCTGATGTCCGAGTTCACAAGGCGGACCGAAGGGAGGGGGCTGGTGATTACCGGGTGGGCGCCGCAGCTGGAGATCCTGGCGCACGGCGCCACGGCGGCGTTCGTGAGCCACTGCGGCTGGAACTCGCTCCTGGAAGGCCTGAGCCACGGGAAGCCGATTCTCGCGTGGCCCATGCACTCCGACCAGCCGTGGAACGCGGGGTACGTGTGCGGCCACCTCAAGGCCGGGATCGTCATGAGGCCGTGGGAGAAGAGCCGGGAGACGCTGCCGGCCAAGGAGATCCAAGAGGTCATCAAGAGGGCGATAGACTCCGACGAAGGCATCGCCGCGCAGagtgcggcgaaggcgctcgccgaggacGTTCGTGCCGCCGTGGCGAACGGTGGCTCGTCGTGGGCGGACATGGAGGAGTTCGTCGGTCGCATCACAAAGTGA